The following coding sequences lie in one Myxococcota bacterium genomic window:
- a CDS encoding PEP-CTERM sorting domain-containing protein (PEP-CTERM proteins occur, often in large numbers, in the proteomes of bacteria that also encode an exosortase, a predicted intramembrane cysteine proteinase. The presence of a PEP-CTERM domain at a protein's C-terminus predicts cleavage within the sorting domain, followed by covalent anchoring to some some component of the (usually Gram-negative) cell surface. Many PEP-CTERM proteins exhibit an unusual sequence composition that includes large numbers of potential glycosylation sites. Expression of one such protein has been shown restore the ability of a bacterium to form floc, a type of biofilm.) — MMLVAAVAANEARAAGAVGFSTWDGGVAAPALLPGESASVSGVGGLAASMAGNPALNGSAWAHTGNWWNVYLPGTSLATITIQARDDGFAPGVSVWASGATVFDGGTTGWGGEVSTAGFGTPHSFNALGVLGASGTLWMQYGQGGNMQALLGYAISGPSYTGTPTGWGETVAHGVFDMTLTDAFVSAVGGSVGAGFAQLELSNVSAGWYTFYVGGTNPALAGGLYDIQVSTVPEPSALLLCALALTGLNAARRRS, encoded by the coding sequence TTGATGCTCGTCGCCGCCGTGGCGGCGAACGAAGCGCGCGCCGCCGGCGCAGTCGGATTCTCCACCTGGGACGGCGGGGTCGCCGCGCCGGCGTTGTTGCCGGGTGAGAGCGCGAGCGTGAGCGGCGTAGGCGGGCTCGCTGCTTCGATGGCCGGGAACCCGGCGTTGAACGGCTCGGCGTGGGCGCACACGGGCAACTGGTGGAACGTCTACCTGCCCGGGACGTCCCTGGCGACGATCACGATCCAGGCCAGAGACGATGGGTTCGCGCCGGGTGTGTCGGTCTGGGCGAGCGGAGCGACCGTGTTCGACGGCGGGACGACCGGCTGGGGCGGCGAGGTTTCGACTGCCGGCTTCGGCACGCCGCACTCGTTCAACGCGCTCGGCGTACTGGGCGCGTCCGGCACGCTCTGGATGCAATACGGACAGGGCGGGAACATGCAGGCGCTGCTGGGCTACGCGATCTCGGGGCCGTCCTACACGGGAACTCCGACGGGCTGGGGCGAGACCGTCGCCCACGGCGTCTTCGACATGACGCTGACGGATGCCTTCGTGAGCGCCGTCGGCGGCAGCGTCGGTGCCGGATTTGCGCAGCTAGAGCTCAGCAACGTCTCCGCCGGCTGGTACACCTTCTACGTGGGCGGTACGAATCCGGCGCTCGCAGGCGGACTGTACGACATCCAGGTCTCGACGGTGCCGGAGCCCTCGGCGCTTCTGCTGTGCGCGCTCGCTCTCACGGGACTCAACGCCGCACGCCGTCGCTCCTAG